One stretch of Enterobacter sp. RHBSTW-00994 DNA includes these proteins:
- a CDS encoding DUF1281 domain-containing protein — translation MFSWCKNRLEITAKSVCIDVMQSWIAGTETPRYRHAIRQAIKLFLAGCAGILKPTKATEFTAYPMLTTAGTGASTSANQAFQHFLELMEKDAWLDSATIARMEKIWVQSGLETLKWESIPVSSRQIMSQLMAVHYADWFGVASFGEQFDPQERWEWLSIMPAASCPCDMLMIMPSRLATELNGNSGLFRELNTTADLYTQLYGVEFPAGHKANWSRESLGTILLTFDTPWYPPSGEVMGEMSELFDCEIRHYWKSVDEGFSGYNCFDRGDHVDSGPWPEEMQQLSNGETTRMYLVSTETTAVTPYAAPAAQYGSIRA, via the coding sequence ATGTTTTCATGGTGCAAAAACCGTCTGGAAATCACTGCGAAATCTGTTTGTATTGACGTGATGCAGTCCTGGATTGCCGGCACTGAAACTCCGCGTTATCGACATGCCATACGGCAGGCCATAAAGCTGTTTCTTGCTGGATGTGCCGGGATACTTAAGCCAACAAAAGCGACAGAGTTTACTGCTTATCCGATGCTTACGACCGCCGGTACGGGGGCTTCTACTTCGGCAAACCAGGCGTTCCAGCATTTCCTGGAATTAATGGAAAAGGATGCGTGGCTCGACAGCGCTACTATTGCACGTATGGAGAAGATCTGGGTTCAGTCCGGCCTGGAAACACTTAAATGGGAGAGTATTCCAGTTTCATCGCGCCAGATAATGTCCCAGTTGATGGCTGTTCACTATGCTGACTGGTTTGGTGTTGCCAGCTTCGGGGAACAGTTCGATCCGCAGGAGCGTTGGGAATGGCTCAGTATAATGCCGGCCGCGAGTTGTCCCTGCGATATGCTGATGATAATGCCGTCACGTCTTGCAACTGAGTTGAACGGTAACAGTGGTTTGTTCCGGGAGCTTAACACAACTGCAGATCTTTACACGCAGCTGTATGGTGTGGAGTTCCCGGCTGGTCATAAAGCCAACTGGAGCCGTGAATCACTGGGCACGATATTACTGACGTTCGATACCCCCTGGTACCCGCCATCTGGAGAGGTTATGGGTGAGATGTCAGAGCTGTTTGACTGTGAGATCCGTCATTACTGGAAATCAGTGGATGAAGGTTTTTCCGGATATAACTGTTTTGACCGCGGTGATCACGTTGACAGTGGCCCCTGGCCGGAAGAAATGCAGCAACTGAGCAACGGTGAAACAACAAGAATGTACCTTGTCTCTACGGAAACCACCGCGGTAACGCCATATGCGGCGCCAGCGGCACAATACGGGAGCATTCGGGCCTGA
- a CDS encoding zincin-like metallopeptidase domain-containing protein, whose product MNKSIRGRKAAPAQKADLYQQVTDKIIAALEKGVPPWRRPWRSAQNVHGSALPVNATTGRHYSGVNIPLLWMSAEERGFPSDRWLTYQQAKAVGGQVRKGETSSMAIIYKPFEKQATDGNDNKLFDKDGNPVMESLAMLKPLQLFNVAQCDGLPDAVAGMPPTEAEEERHSILSEQQQGQVLSVLNATGVVCTSYRQNRAYYQPSTDRIVMPTTSQFNSEADYWSTLLHELVHATGHSRRLSREGITSSSRKFGDPVYAFEELIAETGSAFLCAELGIYGDVQHESYLASWLKVLRDDKKAFFRACRFAREASDFLLQPLNRQPEQNKAA is encoded by the coding sequence ATGAACAAATCCATTCGCGGCCGTAAGGCCGCGCCGGCTCAGAAAGCCGATCTTTACCAGCAGGTCACCGACAAAATCATTGCCGCCCTGGAAAAAGGAGTTCCACCGTGGCGCCGGCCGTGGCGTTCTGCACAGAACGTACATGGCAGCGCGTTACCGGTGAATGCCACAACCGGCCGCCATTACAGCGGAGTGAATATACCCTTGCTGTGGATGTCTGCTGAAGAGCGGGGATTTCCATCCGATCGATGGCTGACATACCAGCAGGCGAAAGCCGTGGGTGGTCAGGTGCGCAAGGGTGAAACCAGCTCGATGGCCATCATCTACAAACCGTTTGAGAAACAGGCGACGGATGGCAACGATAACAAGCTGTTCGATAAAGACGGTAATCCCGTCATGGAGTCGCTTGCGATGCTGAAGCCGCTGCAACTTTTCAATGTCGCCCAGTGTGATGGACTGCCGGATGCTGTTGCCGGCATGCCGCCAACAGAGGCAGAAGAGGAGCGGCATTCCATACTCAGTGAACAACAACAGGGGCAGGTACTGTCAGTACTGAATGCAACCGGTGTGGTTTGCACATCGTACCGACAAAACCGGGCGTATTATCAGCCATCAACCGATCGAATTGTGATGCCTACGACTTCACAGTTTAATTCTGAAGCTGATTACTGGTCCACGCTACTGCATGAACTGGTTCATGCAACCGGCCACAGCCGCCGCCTGAGCCGTGAAGGGATAACATCTTCTTCGCGAAAATTCGGTGATCCGGTTTACGCCTTTGAGGAGCTTATTGCCGAAACCGGCAGTGCTTTTCTTTGTGCAGAGCTGGGTATTTACGGTGATGTTCAACATGAAAGCTATCTGGCCAGTTGGTTGAAGGTACTCCGTGACGATAAAAAAGCCTTTTTCCGCGCCTGCCGGTTTGCCCGGGAAGCGTCGGATTTTTTACTGCAGCCACTGAACCGACAACCGGAACAGAACAAGGCTGCTTAA
- a CDS encoding integrase domain-containing protein, with amino-acid sequence MAKLNKNLKTLARQAGGSFKTVSDRMKIADRFAERLLKLNVQVRDIKNIKTGHIELYMKSRLSEDISRRTLQNEMAAIRALLRVAGKTFMANPSHEKLSNQALGISETSRDGTKVAIPDAYFRQVLTSVEQKDDGVACAMRLSRLLGLRTEETVQSAKSLRTWKKALLNGDEKIRVVFGTKGGRPRDTTVLDRESTLAAINASLKHLNENNGKLIDKPSLHTAIERYRNVVRESGLTGKYAPHSLRYAYSVDVINYHMKRGFTKEEAQALASMDLGHGDGRGHYVARVYNKVEGNE; translated from the coding sequence ATGGCAAAACTGAATAAAAATCTTAAAACACTTGCCAGGCAGGCAGGGGGAAGTTTTAAAACCGTTTCTGACCGAATGAAAATTGCGGACAGGTTTGCCGAACGTTTATTAAAACTTAATGTTCAAGTCAGAGATATTAAAAATATCAAGACGGGGCATATCGAGTTGTATATGAAGAGCCGCCTTTCCGAAGATATTTCCAGACGCACACTTCAGAACGAAATGGCAGCTATCCGGGCTTTGTTACGTGTTGCGGGGAAAACATTCATGGCAAATCCTTCTCATGAAAAACTGAGCAATCAGGCTCTGGGTATTTCGGAAACGAGCCGGGATGGAACTAAGGTTGCTATTCCCGATGCTTATTTTCGGCAGGTATTGACGAGTGTAGAGCAAAAGGATGATGGCGTTGCATGTGCAATGAGATTATCCAGATTACTCGGGTTAAGAACAGAAGAAACAGTACAGTCTGCTAAATCGTTGCGTACCTGGAAAAAAGCTTTACTCAATGGTGACGAAAAAATACGTGTTGTATTTGGGACAAAAGGAGGACGACCAAGAGATACAACGGTATTAGATCGTGAGTCAACCCTGGCTGCAATCAATGCGTCCCTTAAACACTTGAATGAAAATAATGGAAAGTTGATTGATAAGCCATCATTACATACGGCTATTGAACGTTATCGCAATGTTGTCCGTGAGTCCGGATTAACAGGAAAATATGCGCCTCATAGTTTACGCTATGCCTACTCTGTTGATGTCATAAATTATCATATGAAAAGAGGTTTCACTAAAGAAGAGGCACAGGCTCTGGCATCAATGGATTTGGGACATGGCGATGGCAGGGGGCATTACGTGGCTCGTGTTTATAATAAGGTAGAGGGTAATGAGTAA
- the pcoE gene encoding copper resistance system metallochaperone PcoE, protein MKKILVSFIAMMAVASSAWAAETMNMHDQVNNAQAPAHQMQSSAEKSAVQGESMKMMDMSGHDQAAMSHEMMQNGNSAAHQDMAEMHKKMMKSKPAASNETAKSFSEMNEHEKAAVVHEKANNGQSSVIHQQQAEKHRSQITQN, encoded by the coding sequence ATGAAAAAGATCCTTGTATCCTTTATTGCCATGATGGCTGTCGCTTCATCTGCCTGGGCTGCAGAGACAATGAACATGCATGACCAGGTAAATAATGCCCAGGCGCCTGCCCATCAGATGCAATCATCCGCTGAAAAAAGTGCAGTTCAGGGGGAGAGCATGAAAATGATGGATATGAGCGGTCACGATCAGGCCGCAATGTCCCATGAAATGATGCAAAACGGCAATTCTGCTGCCCATCAGGACATGGCTGAAATGCATAAAAAAATGATGAAATCCAAGCCAGCAGCTTCTAACGAAACAGCAAAATCATTTTCCGAAATGAACGAGCATGAGAAAGCCGCTGTTGTGCATGAGAAGGCGAATAATGGTCAATCTTCCGTTATTCATCAGCAGCAGGCTGAAAAGCATCGCAGCCAGATCACCCAGAATTAA
- the pcoS gene encoding copper resistance membrane spanning protein PcoS, with amino-acid sequence MRFKISLTTRLSLIFSAVMLTVWWLSSFILISTLNGYFDNQDRDFLTGKLQLTEEFLKTETFRNKTDIKSLSEKINDAMVGHNGLFISIKNMENEKIVELYANNSVVPAVLLNKSGDILDYMIQTEENNTVYRSISRRVAVTPEQGKSKHFIITVATDTGYHTLFMDKLSTWLFWFNIGLVFISVFLGWLTTRIGLKPLREMTSLASSMTVHSLDQRLNPDLAPPEISETMQEFNNMFDRLEGAFRKLSDFSSDIAHELRTPVSNLMMQTQFALAKERDVSHYREILFANLEELKRLSRMTSDMLFLARSEHGLLRLDKHDVDLAAELNELRELFEPLADETGKTITVEGEGVVAGDSDMLRRAFSNLLSNAIKYSPDNTCTAIHLERDSDCVNVMITNTMSGQVPANLERLFDRFYRADSSRFYNTEGAGLGLSITRSIIHAHGGELSAEQQGREIVFSVRLLMD; translated from the coding sequence GTGAGGTTCAAAATTTCCCTGACCACACGCCTGAGCCTGATTTTTTCTGCGGTGATGCTTACGGTATGGTGGTTATCAAGTTTTATCCTGATTAGCACCCTGAATGGCTATTTCGATAATCAGGACCGCGATTTTCTGACAGGTAAACTTCAGCTCACCGAAGAGTTTCTTAAAACAGAGACGTTCAGGAACAAAACGGATATTAAGTCATTATCAGAAAAAATAAACGATGCGATGGTGGGGCACAATGGCTTATTCATTTCTATAAAAAACATGGAAAATGAAAAAATTGTTGAACTCTATGCCAACAATTCTGTTGTTCCAGCGGTCCTGCTTAACAAGTCGGGTGATATTCTCGACTATATGATCCAGACGGAAGAAAATAACACCGTGTACCGCAGTATCTCGCGGCGGGTTGCCGTGACGCCGGAACAGGGTAAAAGCAAACATTTCATCATTACGGTTGCCACGGATACTGGGTATCACACCCTGTTTATGGACAAACTCAGTACCTGGCTGTTCTGGTTCAATATCGGTCTGGTCTTTATTTCTGTTTTTCTGGGCTGGCTGACCACACGTATTGGTCTGAAACCGTTACGGGAAATGACCAGTCTGGCTTCCTCCATGACTGTACACAGCCTGGATCAGCGTCTAAATCCCGATCTGGCTCCGCCGGAAATCTCTGAGACCATGCAGGAGTTCAATAATATGTTTGATCGCCTGGAGGGGGCATTCCGGAAACTGTCAGATTTCTCGTCTGACATCGCGCATGAGCTGCGCACACCAGTCAGTAATCTGATGATGCAGACGCAGTTTGCACTGGCTAAGGAAAGGGATGTTTCGCATTACCGCGAAATTTTATTCGCTAACCTGGAAGAACTGAAAAGGTTGTCACGAATGACCAGTGACATGCTTTTTCTGGCACGTTCAGAGCATGGTCTGCTGCGGCTGGATAAACATGATGTGGATCTGGCAGCCGAACTGAATGAATTACGTGAGTTGTTCGAGCCCCTGGCAGACGAAACAGGAAAGACAATCACGGTTGAAGGAGAGGGCGTTGTTGCCGGAGACAGCGATATGCTCCGACGTGCTTTCAGTAACCTGCTTTCCAATGCAATCAAGTATTCTCCCGATAACACCTGTACAGCGATACACCTTGAGCGTGACAGTGACTGTGTGAACGTGATGATTACGAATACGATGTCCGGCCAGGTTCCCGCTAATCTGGAACGTTTGTTTGACCGGTTCTATCGCGCAGACTCATCAAGGTTCTACAACACGGAAGGCGCGGGGCTGGGATTATCAATTACAAGGTCGATCATTCATGCTCACGGCGGCGAGCTGTCAGCAGAACAGCAGGGGCGGGAAATTGTGTTCAGTGTGCGTCTGTTAATGGATTAA
- the pcoR gene encoding copper response regulator transcription factor PcoR, producing the protein MQRILIVEDEQKTGRYLQQGLVEEGYQADLFNNGRDGLGAASKGQYDLIILDVMLPFLDGWQIISALRESGHEEPVLFLTAKDNVRDKVKGLELGADDYLIKPFDFTELVARVRTLLRRARSQAATVCTIADMTVDMVRRTVIRSGKKIHLTGKEYVLLELLLQRTGEVLPRSLISSLVWNMNFDSDTNVIDVAVRRLRSKIDDDFEPKLIHTVRGAGYVLEIREE; encoded by the coding sequence ATGCAGCGTATTTTAATCGTTGAAGACGAACAAAAAACAGGTCGTTACCTGCAGCAGGGACTGGTTGAGGAAGGCTATCAGGCCGATCTCTTTAATAATGGCCGCGATGGTCTCGGGGCCGCGTCGAAGGGACAGTATGATTTGATAATACTGGACGTGATGCTGCCTTTCCTCGACGGGTGGCAAATCATCAGCGCACTGAGGGAGTCCGGGCACGAAGAACCGGTCCTGTTTTTAACCGCAAAGGACAACGTGCGGGACAAAGTGAAAGGACTGGAGCTTGGCGCAGATGACTACCTGATTAAGCCCTTTGATTTTACGGAGCTGGTTGCACGTGTAAGAACCCTACTGCGCCGGGCACGCTCGCAGGCCGCAACAGTCTGCACCATCGCCGATATGACCGTTGATATGGTGCGCCGGACCGTGATCCGTTCGGGGAAGAAGATCCATCTCACCGGTAAAGAATACGTTCTGCTTGAGTTGCTGCTGCAACGCACCGGAGAAGTGTTACCCAGGAGTCTTATCTCGTCCCTGGTCTGGAACATGAATTTTGACAGTGATACGAATGTGATTGATGTCGCCGTGAGACGTCTGAGAAGTAAAATTGATGATGACTTTGAGCCAAAACTGATCCATACCGTTCGCGGTGCCGGATATGTCCTGGAGATCAGAGAAGAGTGA
- the pcoD gene encoding copper resistance inner membrane protein PcoD has product MVIFGLPFFQIYGISGVRHETYNLTNFRSFITFAVVTGIILTGINMLLVSNAMSGVTDLRELSIHVIEMVIEETDVGISWIVRLCALFTTLGALFLYTNKRVLSCLLMTMSGGVALATLAWGGHAVMHDGLHYYLHLLSDLTHLGAAGAWTGALVAFAILLMRRNEHNAQSVIVISDSLAKFATAGTVIVVALILSALVNYLYIAEGNLTPLFNSSWGRILLAKTALFVLMLLLAAANRFHLGPRLEVMVREGNYDRSVALMRNSILTEFVVAIIILGAVAWLGMLAPSQVS; this is encoded by the coding sequence ATGGTAATATTTGGATTGCCATTTTTTCAGATATATGGAATAAGCGGTGTCAGACATGAAACCTATAACCTGACTAATTTCAGGTCGTTTATAACCTTTGCTGTTGTTACAGGCATCATTCTTACTGGCATTAATATGCTCCTGGTATCTAATGCCATGAGTGGAGTAACTGACCTCAGAGAATTATCCATCCATGTTATCGAGATGGTGATAGAAGAAACTGATGTGGGTATTAGCTGGATTGTCAGGCTCTGTGCCCTGTTTACCACACTCGGTGCTTTGTTCCTTTACACTAATAAGAGAGTATTGTCCTGCCTGCTGATGACGATGAGTGGGGGCGTGGCGCTGGCTACACTTGCCTGGGGAGGACACGCCGTTATGCATGACGGTCTGCATTACTATCTCCATTTACTGAGCGATCTGACCCATCTCGGCGCTGCAGGTGCCTGGACAGGTGCTCTGGTTGCATTTGCTATCCTGCTGATGCGCAGAAACGAGCATAATGCACAGAGCGTCATTGTGATATCTGACTCCCTGGCAAAATTTGCCACGGCAGGAACGGTGATTGTTGTAGCCCTGATCCTGAGTGCGCTGGTCAACTATCTGTATATTGCTGAGGGTAACTTAACTCCCTTATTCAACAGTTCCTGGGGGAGGATATTGCTTGCCAAGACGGCTCTGTTTGTTCTGATGCTTCTTCTGGCTGCAGCAAACCGGTTTCACCTGGGTCCCCGGCTTGAAGTTATGGTCAGGGAAGGGAATTATGATCGCAGCGTTGCCCTGATGCGAAACAGCATCCTGACAGAATTCGTTGTTGCGATTATCATTTTGGGCGCCGTAGCGTGGCTCGGAATGCTTGCTCCGTCTCAGGTCAGCTAG
- the pcoC gene encoding copper resistance system metallochaperone PcoC produces the protein MSILHKAILTGGLVMGVAFSAMAHPELKSSVPQADSAVAAPEKIQLNFSENLTVKFSGAKLTMTGMKGMSSHSPMPVAAKVAPGADPKSMVIIPREPLPAGTYRVDWRAVSSDTHPITGNYTFTVK, from the coding sequence ATGTCGATTTTACATAAAGCCATTCTTACAGGTGGCCTCGTTATGGGCGTTGCTTTCTCTGCTATGGCCCATCCGGAATTAAAAAGCTCTGTGCCACAGGCTGATTCAGCCGTAGCGGCCCCGGAAAAGATTCAGCTTAATTTCTCGGAAAATCTGACCGTGAAATTCTCAGGTGCAAAATTAACGATGACGGGTATGAAAGGCATGTCATCACATTCTCCGATGCCGGTCGCGGCAAAAGTGGCGCCAGGCGCTGACCCTAAATCGATGGTCATTATTCCGCGAGAGCCTTTACCCGCTGGCACTTATCGTGTTGACTGGCGCGCGGTTTCTTCAGATACGCACCCTATTACCGGTAATTACACCTTTACAGTGAAGTAA
- the pcoB gene encoding copper resistance outer membrane transporter PcoB: MKRNLKAIPVLVAGLFTSQLSIAAGSVSADPHAGHDMSAMQMPADENFTEMTSMEPIVTESRTPIPPVTDADRKAAFGNLQGHAIHDSAINYLVLLDQLEWQRSDNTNNFSWSVNSWIGGDTDRIWLKSEGERSNGETEAAEAQLLWGHAVGPWWDLVAGVRQDFRPASARTWAAVGFQGLALYNFESEITGFVSNGGKAALRLGGEYDVLLTNRLILQPSYEVNFYSQDDESRGRGRGLTDTELGLRLRYEIRREFAPYIGVSWNQLYGKTSDMAKREGEKDHQVVFLAGARIWF, encoded by the coding sequence ATGAAGAGAAATTTGAAGGCCATACCTGTTCTGGTCGCCGGTTTGTTTACCTCACAGCTTTCTATTGCGGCGGGCTCCGTCTCTGCAGATCCCCACGCCGGGCACGACATGTCTGCCATGCAGATGCCAGCAGATGAGAATTTCACTGAGATGACGTCAATGGAGCCCATTGTAACTGAGAGCAGAACGCCAATTCCGCCTGTTACCGATGCCGACCGGAAGGCTGCATTCGGCAATTTACAGGGGCATGCGATTCACGACAGTGCGATTAATTATCTGGTTCTGCTGGATCAACTGGAATGGCAACGGTCGGATAACACCAACAATTTCAGCTGGAGTGTTAACAGCTGGATTGGAGGCGACACAGATCGGATTTGGCTAAAGAGTGAAGGTGAACGAAGCAATGGGGAAACGGAGGCGGCTGAAGCGCAGTTACTCTGGGGACATGCGGTTGGCCCATGGTGGGATTTGGTTGCGGGTGTCAGGCAGGATTTCAGACCTGCTTCTGCCCGGACCTGGGCTGCTGTCGGTTTTCAGGGGCTGGCACTCTATAATTTTGAGTCTGAAATTACGGGTTTTGTCAGTAATGGCGGAAAAGCAGCCCTTCGTCTGGGAGGAGAATACGACGTTTTACTGACTAACCGGCTCATACTCCAGCCATCCTATGAGGTGAATTTCTACAGTCAGGATGATGAATCGCGGGGTCGCGGCAGGGGACTGACTGACACAGAGCTGGGGCTCCGGCTGCGCTATGAAATACGCCGTGAGTTTGCACCCTATATAGGCGTTTCCTGGAATCAACTTTACGGGAAAACATCCGATATGGCGAAAAGAGAAGGTGAGAAAGACCATCAGGTAGTATTCCTGGCGGGAGCCAGAATCTGGTTTTAA
- the pcoA gene encoding multicopper oxidase PcoA yields the protein MLLKTSRRTFLKGLTLSGVAGSLGVWSFNARSSLSLPVAASLQGTQFDLTIGETAVNITGSERQAKTINGGLPGPVLRWKEGDTITLKVKNRLNEQTSIHWHGIILPANMDGVPGLSFRGIEPDDTYVYTFKVKQNGTYWYHSHSGLQEQEGVYGAIIIDAREPEPFAYDREHVVMLSDWTDENPHSLLKKLKKQSDYYNFNKPTVGSFFRDVNTRGLSATIADRKMWAEMKMNPTDLADVSGYTYTYLMNGQAPLKNWTGLFRPGEKIRLRFINGSAMTYFDIRIPGLKMTVVAADGQYVNPVTVDEFRIAVAETYDVIVEPQGEAYTIFAQSMDRTGYARGTLATREGLSAAVPPLDPRPLLTMEDMGMGGMGHDMAGMDHSQMGGMDNSGEMMSMDGADLPDSGTSSAPMDHSSMAGMDHSRMAGMPGMQSHPASETDNPLVDMQAMSVSPKLNDPGIGLRNNGRKVLTYADLKSRFEDPDGREPGRTIELHLTGHMEKFAWSFNGIKFSDAAPVLLKYGERLRITLINDTMMTHPIHLHGMWSDLEDENGNFMVRKHTIDVPPGTKRSYRVTADALGRWAYHCHLLYHMEMGMFREVRVEE from the coding sequence ATGCTGTTGAAAACGTCTCGACGAACTTTCCTGAAGGGGTTAACCCTCTCTGGCGTAGCCGGAAGTCTTGGCGTATGGAGTTTCAATGCGCGTTCCAGTCTGAGCCTGCCAGTTGCCGCATCCCTGCAGGGTACTCAGTTTGACCTGACCATTGGTGAAACGGCCGTCAATATCACGGGCAGTGAGCGTCAGGCCAAAACAATCAATGGAGGCCTGCCGGGGCCCGTTCTTCGCTGGAAAGAAGGTGACACCATTACCCTGAAGGTCAAAAACCGTCTTAATGAACAGACGTCCATTCACTGGCACGGCATTATTCTTCCGGCCAATATGGATGGTGTTCCGGGGCTGAGTTTTAGGGGCATAGAGCCTGATGATACCTACGTTTACACCTTTAAGGTTAAGCAGAACGGGACTTACTGGTACCACAGCCATTCCGGTCTGCAGGAACAGGAGGGGGTATACGGTGCCATTATCATCGATGCCAGGGAGCCAGAACCGTTTGCTTACGATCGTGAGCATGTGGTCATGTTGTCTGACTGGACCGATGAAAATCCTCACAGCCTGCTGAAAAAATTAAAAAAACAGTCGGATTACTACAATTTCAATAAACCAACCGTTGGCTCTTTTTTCCGCGACGTGAATACCAGGGGGCTGTCAGCCACCATTGCCGATCGGAAAATGTGGGCTGAAATGAAAATGAATCCGACTGACCTCGCGGATGTCAGTGGCTACACCTACACCTATCTCATGAACGGGCAGGCCCCGCTGAAAAACTGGACCGGACTGTTCCGTCCCGGTGAAAAGATACGCTTACGGTTTATCAACGGCTCGGCAATGACCTATTTCGATATCCGTATCCCCGGGCTGAAAATGACGGTCGTGGCTGCAGATGGCCAGTATGTAAACCCGGTTACCGTTGACGAATTCAGGATTGCCGTTGCCGAAACCTATGATGTCATTGTGGAGCCTCAGGGTGAGGCCTATACCATCTTCGCACAATCCATGGACAGGACCGGTTACGCTCGAGGGACACTGGCCACGAGAGAGGGGTTAAGTGCTGCCGTTCCCCCCCTCGATCCCCGTCCTCTGTTGACCATGGAAGATATGGGTATGGGGGGAATGGGACATGATATGGCAGGAATGGACCACAGCCAGATGGGAGGCATGGATAACAGCGGAGAGATGATGTCTATGGACGGTGCTGACCTTCCGGATAGCGGGACATCCTCCGCGCCCATGGATCACAGCAGCATGGCCGGTATGGATCATTCCCGGATGGCCGGAATGCCGGGTATGCAAAGTCATCCTGCGTCAGAAACGGATAACCCACTGGTTGATATGCAGGCGATGAGCGTCTCTCCGAAATTAAATGATCCGGGTATTGGTCTTCGAAATAACGGAAGAAAGGTTCTCACGTACGCGGATTTGAAAAGCCGCTTTGAGGATCCTGACGGACGTGAACCTGGCCGTACCATAGAACTGCATTTAACCGGCCACATGGAAAAGTTTGCCTGGTCATTTAACGGAATCAAGTTTTCAGATGCCGCACCGGTGCTGCTGAAATACGGTGAGCGGCTCAGGATCACGCTGATCAACGATACCATGATGACTCACCCCATTCACCTGCATGGTATGTGGAGCGATCTGGAAGATGAAAACGGTAATTTCATGGTTCGTAAACACACAATAGATGTTCCCCCTGGTACAAAACGCAGTTACAGAGTGACAGCAGATGCGCTTGGCCGCTGGGCGTATCACTGCCATTTGCTCTATCACATGGAAATGGGAATGTTTCGTGAAGTCCGGGTGGAGGAATGA
- a CDS encoding copper resistance protein, whose protein sequence is MNILITTTAFTALFCGAAFAQSSDIAHEAHRFVNNASAVSHVNSSTHENLPDRINKNSTPSFSEMNEHERAIVAHSFMNNSASYAHQKMIEEHKKMLSDSGANSKTSSSSFNELNAGEKAALVHEQVNNAGAEAHQTQARKLRGLYSTR, encoded by the coding sequence ATGAATATATTAATCACGACCACTGCGTTTACAGCTTTATTTTGTGGGGCAGCTTTTGCTCAGTCCAGTGATATTGCCCATGAAGCACATCGTTTTGTTAATAATGCCTCAGCCGTCAGTCATGTGAATTCCTCGACGCATGAAAATTTGCCGGACAGGATTAATAAAAACAGCACACCCTCATTCTCTGAAATGAATGAACATGAAAGGGCCATTGTTGCTCATTCATTTATGAACAACAGCGCGTCCTATGCACATCAGAAAATGATTGAGGAACATAAAAAAATGCTGTCCGACAGTGGTGCAAATTCAAAGACCTCGTCTTCTTCTTTTAACGAACTGAATGCCGGAGAAAAAGCCGCTCTCGTGCATGAGCAGGTCAATAATGCCGGTGCGGAAGCACATCAGACGCAGGCAAGAAAGCTTCGCGGGCTGTATTCGACCAGGTAA